The following coding sequences are from one Apodemus sylvaticus chromosome X, mApoSyl1.1, whole genome shotgun sequence window:
- the LOC127675210 gene encoding ferritin heavy polypeptide-like 17, with translation MAEAPSQVRQNYDWHCEDAISTHVQLDLYASYMYMSMAVYFDRDDVAQENFKRFFLSKSHSCRSSAEMFMNLQNKRGGCVNLRDLARPERESWYGGFQALECAFHMEMMINQSLLNMHKVAKEKGDAHLCQFLEQNCLDQQVQVLKEMSGYLTTLRQMGDGEHNMVEYLFEKLSLS, from the coding sequence ATGGCCGAAGCTCCTTCTCAAGTGCGACAGAACTATGACTGGCACTGCGAGGATGCCATCAGCACCCATGTCCAGCTGGACCTCTATGCCTCCTACATGTACATGTCGATGGCCGTCTACTTCGACCGTGATGACGTGGCCCAGGAGAACTTCAAGCGGTTCTTCTTGAGCAAGTCACACAGCTGCCGGAGCAGTGCCGAGATGTTCATGAACCTGCAGAACAAGCGTGGAGGCTGTGTCAACCTTCGTGACCTCGCAAGACCAGAGCGCGAGAGCTGGTATGGGGGCTTCCAGGCCTTGGAATGCGCCTTCCACATGGAGATGATGATCAACCAGAGCCTGCTGAACATGCACAAAGTGGCCAAGGAAAAAGGCGACGCCCACCTCTGCCAATTCCTCGAGCAAAACTGCCTGGATCAGCAGGTCCAAGTTCTGAAGGAGATGAGCGGCTACCTGACCACCCTGCGCCAGATGGGGGATGGAGAGCATAACATGGTCGAGTACCTCTTTGAAAAGCTCAGCCTGTCATAA